One stretch of Amycolatopsis tolypomycina DNA includes these proteins:
- a CDS encoding DUF3592 domain-containing protein has product MSSPARPAALLAGFLGGGVAGATLSAFIAGIVLEKAPLILFGVGLPIGYGFLVFVAGIPRRTREAAVVPRLALARIESLRAGGTETGDVPVDFELTIAPGGEPPFRSRMTSDVNLVDLPRYRPGDVLVVAYPPDRPWRATIVPNPTPEWQHRAAEAVIRPAPESPVVQQPPEGWGFALAGCTGLLLGAAIVLGLFRVELFTPQPPPAEQPPASSSSSTTITVGPRQEFPDAAELRRTIELLAATAQVPLDRIPELAEQATSVLDVGWPRSWQITVTRADVTTVRLTVTGPGGSASLVLPPG; this is encoded by the coding sequence ATGTCCAGTCCCGCCCGTCCGGCCGCCCTGCTGGCCGGCTTCCTCGGCGGCGGCGTCGCCGGGGCGACACTGAGTGCGTTCATCGCCGGCATCGTGCTCGAGAAGGCCCCGCTGATCCTCTTCGGCGTGGGCCTGCCGATCGGCTACGGCTTCCTGGTCTTCGTCGCGGGCATCCCCCGCCGCACCCGCGAGGCGGCGGTCGTTCCCCGCCTGGCGCTGGCGCGGATCGAGAGCCTGCGCGCGGGCGGCACGGAGACGGGCGACGTCCCGGTCGACTTCGAGCTCACGATCGCCCCTGGCGGCGAGCCGCCGTTCCGCAGCCGGATGACCTCCGACGTGAACCTGGTCGACCTCCCGCGTTATCGCCCCGGTGACGTCCTCGTGGTCGCCTACCCGCCGGACCGCCCGTGGCGAGCCACGATCGTCCCGAACCCGACGCCGGAGTGGCAGCACCGCGCGGCCGAAGCCGTCATCCGGCCCGCCCCCGAGTCCCCCGTGGTCCAGCAGCCCCCGGAGGGCTGGGGGTTCGCGCTGGCCGGCTGCACCGGCCTGCTCCTGGGCGCGGCCATCGTGCTCGGCCTGTTCCGCGTCGAGCTGTTCACCCCGCAACCACCGCCCGCCGAACAGCCGCCGGCGTCATCCTCGAGTTCCACCACGATCACCGTCGGCCCGCGGCAGGAGTTCCCGGACGCGGCGGAACTGCGCCGCACCATCGAGCTGCTGGCGGCAACCGCCCAGGTCCCGCTCGACCGGATCCCCGAGCTCGCAGAGCAGGCGACGAGCGTCCTCGACGTCGGGTGGCCACGGAGCTGGCAGATCACGGTCACCAGGGCGGACGTCACCACGGTCCGCCTCACCGTCACCGGCCCCGGCGGCAGCGCGTCCCTCGTGCTGCCGCCGGGGTGA
- a CDS encoding KamA family radical SAM protein, protein MTAIQEPVTPAAAFDQPYEYARAELVEPDWRRFPGWHDVTEAEWRDAQWQRVHCVRNVKQLRALMGDLLEERFYDDLLADQREMATMSMLLPPQMLNTMAPTAGTDPAKVTEAFYADPIRRYMLPVRSDRDPVWPSHPHSERDSLHEAEMWVVEGLTHRYPTKVLAEMISTCPQYCGHCTRMDLVGNSTETVEKHKLSLKPVDRQDAMIAYLKKTPGVRDVVVSGGDVANVPWPQLESFLMRLMDIDTVRDIRLATKALAALPQHWLQPKVVEGLERVAVTAQRRGVNLAIHTHVNHAQSVTPLVAEAAQTALNVGVRDVRNQGVLMRGVNATPAALLDLCFALQGEANILPYYFYMCDMIPNAEHWRVSVHEAQELQHAIMGYLPGYATPRIVCDVPYVGKRWVHQLAEYDRELGISYWTKNYRTGIELEDPEALQRRYPYYDPISTLPEAGQTWWANRSS, encoded by the coding sequence GTGACTGCGATCCAGGAACCTGTGACGCCTGCCGCCGCCTTCGACCAGCCCTACGAGTACGCCCGCGCCGAGCTGGTGGAACCCGACTGGCGCCGCTTTCCTGGCTGGCACGACGTGACCGAAGCCGAGTGGCGTGACGCCCAGTGGCAGCGGGTGCACTGCGTCCGCAACGTCAAGCAGCTGCGCGCCCTGATGGGCGACCTGCTCGAGGAGCGCTTCTACGACGACCTGCTCGCCGACCAGCGCGAGATGGCGACGATGTCGATGCTGCTGCCCCCGCAGATGCTCAACACGATGGCCCCCACGGCCGGCACCGACCCGGCCAAGGTCACCGAGGCGTTCTACGCCGACCCGATCCGCCGCTACATGCTCCCGGTGCGCTCCGACCGCGACCCGGTCTGGCCGAGCCACCCCCATTCCGAACGCGACTCCCTGCACGAGGCCGAGATGTGGGTGGTGGAGGGCCTCACCCACCGCTACCCGACGAAGGTGCTGGCCGAGATGATCTCGACCTGCCCCCAGTACTGCGGCCACTGCACCCGCATGGACCTGGTCGGCAACTCGACGGAGACGGTGGAGAAGCACAAGCTCAGCCTCAAACCGGTCGACCGCCAGGACGCGATGATCGCGTACCTCAAGAAGACCCCGGGCGTCCGCGACGTCGTGGTGTCCGGCGGCGACGTGGCCAACGTGCCGTGGCCGCAGCTGGAGTCGTTCCTGATGCGCTTGATGGACATCGACACGGTCCGCGACATCCGCCTGGCGACCAAGGCACTGGCGGCGCTCCCCCAGCACTGGCTCCAGCCGAAGGTGGTGGAAGGCCTGGAGCGCGTCGCCGTAACGGCCCAGCGCCGCGGGGTGAACCTGGCGATCCACACCCACGTCAACCACGCCCAGTCGGTGACCCCCCTGGTGGCGGAGGCGGCCCAGACGGCACTGAACGTCGGGGTCCGCGACGTGCGCAACCAGGGCGTGCTGATGCGCGGGGTGAACGCCACGCCGGCGGCGCTGCTGGACCTCTGCTTTGCGCTGCAGGGGGAAGCGAACATCCTGCCGTACTACTTCTACATGTGCGACATGATCCCGAACGCCGAGCACTGGCGGGTGTCGGTGCACGAGGCACAGGAGCTGCAGCACGCGATCATGGGCTACCTGCCGGGGTATGCGACGCCGCGGATCGTGTGCGACGTGCCGTATGTCGGCAAGCGGTGGGTGCACCAGCTGGCCGAGTACGACCGGGAGCTCGGGATCTCGTACTGGACCAAGAACTACCGGACCGGGATCGAGCTGGAGGACCCGGAGGCCCTGCAGCGGCGGTACCCGTACTACGACCCGATCTCGACGCTGCCCGAGGCCGGCCAGACCTGGTGGGCCAACCGGTCCAGCTGA